A window of the Polaribacter sp. HaHaR_3_91 genome harbors these coding sequences:
- a CDS encoding Y-family DNA polymerase, translating into MFALVDCNNFYASCERVFNPNLQGKPVAILSNNDGCVISMSDEAKKLQLPFGAPIFKWDAFCKTNNITVLSSNYPLYGDMSARVMNILADFSPDVEVYSIDESFLQLKGFENYDLQEYATKMRSRILKWTGIPTCVGIAPTKALTKVANKIARSNIKQSKGVCIIDSDEKRIKALKWTKIGNVWGIGSRLKKRLEAKGCITAYDFTQLSSDWVLKEFSIVAWRLQKDLQGISKIPLEEVSSKKMIATTRSFEYTYSDIDNIKERISTFAASCAEKLRNQKSSCHMLIVQLSSDRHKKEFQQHRESTTVVFSSPTDSTLTIANAAVEAVKTIFKTGVKYKRAGVIVTGLVPNDNFQLDLFSSENPKHKPLMSAIDKLNRKFKADKIKLGNQDLNRTWKMRQERLSARFTTNINDILIVK; encoded by the coding sequence ATGTTTGCACTAGTAGATTGTAATAATTTTTACGCTTCTTGCGAGCGGGTTTTTAACCCGAACTTGCAAGGAAAACCCGTTGCTATTTTAAGCAACAACGATGGTTGTGTCATTTCTATGAGCGATGAAGCTAAGAAATTACAACTGCCTTTTGGTGCGCCTATTTTTAAATGGGATGCCTTTTGTAAAACAAATAATATTACTGTTTTGTCTTCTAATTATCCATTATATGGAGATATGAGTGCTAGAGTAATGAATATTTTAGCAGATTTTTCTCCGGATGTTGAAGTCTATTCTATTGATGAATCTTTTTTACAATTAAAAGGATTTGAAAATTATGACCTACAAGAATACGCTACAAAAATGAGAAGTCGTATTTTAAAATGGACAGGTATACCAACTTGCGTTGGAATTGCGCCAACCAAAGCATTGACTAAAGTTGCCAATAAAATTGCGCGTTCTAACATTAAACAATCGAAAGGAGTTTGTATTATAGATTCTGATGAAAAGAGAATCAAAGCCTTAAAATGGACAAAAATTGGCAATGTTTGGGGAATCGGAAGTCGTTTAAAAAAAAGATTGGAAGCAAAAGGTTGTATTACGGCATACGATTTTACACAACTTTCTAGCGATTGGGTTTTAAAAGAATTTTCTATTGTAGCATGGCGTTTGCAAAAAGACCTACAAGGCATTTCTAAAATTCCGTTAGAAGAAGTTTCATCAAAAAAAATGATTGCTACAACACGTAGTTTTGAATACACTTATTCTGATATTGACAATATAAAAGAGCGCATCTCTACCTTTGCAGCTAGTTGTGCAGAGAAATTAAGGAATCAGAAATCTAGTTGCCACATGCTTATTGTGCAACTTTCTAGCGATCGGCATAAAAAAGAATTTCAACAACATAGAGAAAGTACTACAGTTGTTTTCTCCTCTCCTACAGATTCGACGTTAACCATTGCCAACGCAGCAGTAGAAGCTGTAAAAACTATTTTTAAAACTGGTGTTAAATACAAAAGAGCAGGTGTAATTGTTACGGGTTTAGTACCTAATGATAATTTTCAATTGGATTTATTTTCAAGCGAAAATCCAAAACACAAACCGTTAATGTCTGCAATAGACAAATTAAATCGTAAATTTAAGGCAGACAAAATTAAATTAGGAAATCAAGATTTAAACCGCACTTGGAAAATGCGTCAAGAGCGATTATCCGCTAGGTTTACCACAAATATTAACGATATTTTGATTGTTAAATAA
- a CDS encoding TonB-dependent receptor encodes MKIKITLIIASFFAAFQVQGQSDPIKRDTLKEVVITSTRIDLPFKENSRTINVISSEVIKNSAATTVADLLQQVAGVDIRKRGTAGSQADLYIRGGGFDQTLLLVDGIKMDDSQTGHHTLNAALPIEFIERIEIIKGPAARVFGQNAFTGAINIVTKKKLTSKASINIEAGSFGQFNSSVTFGEEYENTSFIAHVGSLTSDGYRTNSDYENKSYVLKGIFNKKKQPIEVLATFFDKKYGAENFYTTNPDWHEYEETQNSIIGVSTVFRTEKFKITPRVYWRRGQDIFLLKRDDPSFFRNLHITNKVGVETNASYTSNLGITGFGIDVSRVSISSNNLGKRDRTMANLFLEHRFKLANDKLDITPGVAVTYFSDFKFHAFPGVDIGYQFSENLKAYGNLGVTYRIPTYTDLYYNDPGTIGNENLEPEEAFAQEIGLKYNTGKFTSSVAIFNRDATNLIDFIRPNATEPKYTATNIAEVNTQGFEVNADYRFNIKEYKQTLSIGYTFLEDDILEQNKDLSRYSLNTLKHHFTTRFSSRLFKNVSQNIIYKHAERTVGTSYNVWDASVIVDFNKFSFTVTANNIFDAEYIESGFVPMPPSNVLFGLRYSY; translated from the coding sequence ATGAAAATTAAAATTACCTTAATAATTGCATCATTTTTTGCAGCCTTTCAAGTACAAGGACAATCAGATCCTATAAAAAGAGATACTTTAAAAGAGGTTGTTATTACTTCTACGAGAATAGATTTGCCTTTTAAAGAAAATTCGAGAACCATAAATGTTATTTCATCCGAAGTAATAAAAAACAGTGCCGCTACAACTGTTGCAGATTTATTACAACAAGTTGCGGGTGTAGATATTAGAAAAAGAGGAACTGCTGGTAGTCAGGCAGACTTATATATTAGAGGAGGAGGTTTCGATCAAACCTTATTATTGGTTGATGGAATTAAAATGGATGATTCTCAAACCGGACATCATACCTTAAATGCAGCTTTACCTATTGAATTTATTGAAAGAATAGAAATTATAAAAGGTCCTGCTGCTAGAGTTTTCGGTCAGAATGCATTTACGGGAGCCATAAACATTGTTACTAAAAAGAAGTTAACAAGTAAAGCAAGTATAAATATAGAAGCAGGTTCTTTTGGTCAATTTAATAGTTCTGTAACTTTTGGAGAAGAATATGAGAATACTTCTTTTATAGCACATGTTGGTTCCTTAACATCTGATGGTTATAGAACAAATTCTGATTATGAAAATAAGAGTTATGTGTTAAAAGGTATTTTTAATAAAAAGAAACAACCTATTGAGGTTTTAGCCACTTTTTTCGATAAAAAATATGGCGCAGAGAATTTTTATACAACAAATCCAGATTGGCATGAGTATGAAGAAACTCAGAATAGTATAATAGGAGTTTCTACAGTTTTTAGAACTGAAAAATTTAAGATTACACCAAGAGTTTATTGGAGAAGAGGGCAAGATATTTTCTTATTAAAAAGAGATGATCCTAGTTTTTTTAGAAATTTACATATTACCAATAAGGTTGGTGTAGAAACGAATGCTTCATATACTTCTAATTTAGGAATTACTGGTTTTGGAATAGATGTTTCTAGAGTTTCTATAAGTAGTAATAATTTAGGAAAGAGAGATAGAACGATGGCTAATTTATTTTTAGAGCACCGTTTTAAATTAGCTAATGACAAATTAGATATTACTCCGGGAGTTGCAGTTACTTATTTTTCTGACTTTAAATTTCATGCGTTTCCAGGAGTTGATATTGGATATCAGTTTTCAGAAAACTTAAAAGCTTATGGTAATTTAGGAGTTACCTATAGAATACCTACTTATACAGATTTATATTATAATGATCCTGGAACTATTGGAAATGAGAACCTAGAACCAGAAGAAGCATTTGCGCAAGAAATAGGATTAAAATATAACACAGGGAAATTTACTTCTTCTGTAGCAATATTTAATAGAGATGCTACTAATTTAATAGACTTTATTAGACCAAATGCAACGGAACCTAAATATACAGCAACTAATATAGCTGAAGTAAATACGCAAGGTTTTGAGGTAAATGCTGATTATCGTTTTAATATAAAAGAGTACAAACAAACCCTTTCTATTGGTTATACTTTTTTAGAGGATGATATTTTAGAACAGAATAAAGATTTATCTCGCTACTCACTAAATACCTTAAAGCATCATTTTACAACACGTTTTTCATCAAGATTATTTAAAAATGTAAGTCAGAATATTATTTACAAACATGCAGAACGTACTGTTGGTACAAGTTATAATGTTTGGGATGCTTCTGTAATTGTAGATTTTAATAAATTTAGTTTTACAGTTACTGCAAATAATATTTTTGATGCAGAATATATAGAATCTGGTTTTGTACCAATGCCACCAAGTAATGTGTTATTTGGTTTGCGTTATAGTTACTAA
- a CDS encoding PLP-dependent aminotransferase family protein, producing MKDSPVNTLFEQLINFDKSIPQPVYVQVAQQIINAIQRGYISKGTLLPGTRVLSQTLKIHRNTAVAIYEELASQDWVEIIPNKGTFVIEPSLKTVKIKASSQKINEAYKTAKTTGFPFQKSFHLASTVQLSKVQYTINDGKPDLRLHPVHEFSRWYSAAMKRKTIIKKWNSSNQSLHSLFETQLCNYLNATRGFHINPNNLISTRSTEMSLYIVSQLLIKQNDVVLVGNLSNYAANMIFQQAGATIKTIPVDADGLDVDYIRKHFIKKSIRCIYICAHRDYPTTVTLSAERRLALLQLAKEFGFAIIEDDYDYDFQFTGSAMLPMASADGDGMVIYLGKLGQSLFPSFQTGFVIAPENLISEAKNYLQLLDEQGDLIQQQMLSELIYEGEISRLMKKNVVIYKQRRDCLSQLLTQHFFEIAKWKIPSGGLAIWIQFQNQISLVKLAEEAEKNDLFLPKTILYQDKNTCAIRFGFGHLALEEIEIVIKKMKSSYKNLILK from the coding sequence ATGAAAGATAGTCCGGTTAATACTTTATTTGAACAATTAATCAATTTTGATAAATCCATACCTCAACCTGTGTACGTACAAGTTGCTCAACAAATTATAAATGCAATACAACGTGGATATATCTCAAAAGGCACTCTTTTACCCGGAACCCGTGTTTTAAGTCAGACTTTAAAAATCCACAGAAATACCGCAGTTGCAATTTACGAAGAATTGGCTTCACAAGATTGGGTAGAAATCATCCCTAATAAGGGTACATTTGTTATCGAACCATCATTAAAAACAGTAAAAATAAAAGCGTCTTCTCAAAAAATAAATGAAGCATATAAAACAGCTAAAACAACTGGATTTCCGTTTCAAAAATCATTTCATTTAGCATCTACAGTTCAATTATCAAAAGTACAATACACTATAAATGACGGAAAACCAGATTTACGTTTGCATCCTGTTCATGAATTTTCTAGGTGGTACAGCGCTGCGATGAAACGTAAAACAATAATAAAAAAATGGAATAGCTCTAATCAATCTCTCCATTCTTTATTTGAAACTCAACTTTGCAATTACTTAAACGCAACAAGAGGTTTTCATATAAACCCAAACAATTTAATAAGTACGCGCAGTACAGAAATGAGTTTGTACATTGTTTCTCAACTATTGATAAAACAAAACGATGTAGTTTTAGTAGGAAATTTGAGTAACTATGCTGCTAATATGATTTTTCAGCAAGCAGGTGCAACCATAAAAACAATTCCAGTAGATGCAGATGGACTGGATGTAGATTATATTAGAAAACATTTTATAAAAAAAAGTATTCGATGTATTTATATCTGTGCGCATAGAGATTACCCAACAACAGTAACTTTAAGTGCAGAACGTCGTTTGGCTTTGTTACAATTGGCAAAAGAATTTGGTTTTGCAATTATTGAAGATGATTACGACTACGATTTTCAGTTTACAGGTTCTGCTATGTTACCAATGGCAAGCGCCGACGGAGACGGAATGGTTATTTATCTCGGAAAATTAGGGCAATCTTTATTTCCTAGTTTTCAAACAGGATTTGTAATCGCACCAGAAAACTTAATTTCTGAAGCTAAAAATTACCTACAATTGCTCGACGAACAAGGCGATTTAATACAGCAACAAATGTTATCTGAATTGATTTATGAAGGTGAAATTTCTCGTTTGATGAAAAAAAACGTCGTCATATATAAACAAAGACGCGATTGTTTATCCCAACTTTTAACGCAACATTTTTTTGAAATCGCAAAATGGAAAATACCTTCTGGTGGATTGGCTATTTGGATTCAGTTTCAAAACCAAATATCATTAGTAAAACTAGCTGAAGAAGCCGAAAAAAACGATTTATTTTTACCAAAAACCATTCTGTATCAAGATAAAAATACCTGTGCCATTCGTTTTGGTTTTGGCCATTTAGCTTTAGAAGAAATAGAGATTGTAATAAAAAAAATGAAAAGTTCTTATAAGAACTTGATTTTAAAATAA
- a CDS encoding DUF2975 domain-containing protein: MKTIQILRTLINILFYTLITVFSIGFVFYLFLFLFPELLPAPLGGFSMLFSSMFSWKMYIAPLSSVVNFVLLIVAIFYLRKCISSFLNSDFYNEDVTTNFKKAGNLFIFIGVSTIIIQLFAILYFQNLAENMIQMKTNFLITLSNILAATIDLKSVISIIIGLFFLLFSKIFENARVLKQENDLTI; encoded by the coding sequence ATGAAAACAATTCAAATTTTAAGAACCCTTATCAACATTTTATTTTACACTCTAATTACAGTATTTAGTATTGGTTTTGTGTTTTATCTTTTTTTATTTTTATTTCCAGAATTATTACCCGCACCTTTAGGAGGTTTTTCGATGTTATTTAGCTCAATGTTTTCTTGGAAAATGTATATTGCTCCTTTATCTTCAGTAGTAAATTTTGTGCTTTTAATAGTAGCAATTTTTTATTTAAGAAAGTGTATTTCATCATTTTTAAACTCAGATTTTTATAATGAAGATGTAACTACAAACTTTAAAAAAGCTGGGAACCTTTTTATATTCATTGGAGTTTCTACTATTATAATTCAGTTGTTTGCTATTTTATACTTTCAAAATTTAGCGGAAAACATGATACAAATGAAAACCAACTTTTTAATTACTTTATCAAATATACTGGCGGCTACAATCGATTTAAAAAGTGTTATTTCTATCATTATTGGGTTGTTCTTTTTGCTATTTAGCAAAATATTTGAAAACGCACGAGTTTTAAAACAAGAAAACGATTTAACTATATAA
- a CDS encoding DUF2975 domain-containing protein, which yields MRKINILKAIVDLLWIFSMPIVLVIIGFSVAIFFIDLGDLNIKINSIGLNTDTLFSKTLLVVSALNYLLIVAALYFFKKVLNHFVRVKIFEETVISSFKKSGNLLFISGIISLTISMISKVYFQQKVTLEFGLNQHLVIICLGLFFLVLSEIFKVAKNQKQENDLTI from the coding sequence ATGCGAAAAATTAATATTTTAAAAGCCATTGTAGATTTACTTTGGATATTCTCCATGCCAATAGTCTTGGTAATTATCGGTTTTTCTGTTGCTATTTTCTTTATAGACCTAGGTGATTTAAACATAAAAATAAACTCAATAGGTCTTAATACCGATACACTATTCTCAAAAACACTTCTTGTTGTTTCTGCACTAAATTATTTATTAATTGTTGCTGCTTTGTATTTCTTCAAGAAAGTACTAAACCACTTTGTAAGAGTAAAAATATTTGAAGAAACCGTTATTTCATCCTTCAAAAAATCAGGAAATCTATTATTTATTTCAGGAATTATTTCACTCACAATTTCTATGATTAGTAAAGTGTATTTTCAACAAAAAGTAACCTTAGAATTCGGGTTAAATCAGCATTTAGTAATTATATGCTTGGGCTTGTTTTTTTTAGTTTTAAGTGAAATATTTAAAGTTGCAAAGAATCAAAAACAAGAAAACGATTTAACAATATAA
- a CDS encoding helix-turn-helix transcriptional regulator, whose protein sequence is MAIIVNLDVMLAKRKMRSKELAETIGITTANLSVLKSGKAKAIRFSTLEAICKALDCQPADILEYQKD, encoded by the coding sequence ATGGCAATCATCGTAAACTTAGACGTAATGCTTGCCAAACGTAAAATGCGAAGCAAGGAATTGGCAGAAACTATTGGTATTACAACAGCCAATTTATCTGTTTTAAAATCAGGAAAAGCAAAAGCAATCCGTTTTTCTACTTTAGAGGCAATTTGCAAAGCATTAGATTGCCAACCTGCAGATATTTTAGAGTATCAAAAAGATTAA
- a CDS encoding DUF2007 domain-containing protein, which translates to MNDNYKILAVFEYSTEAHITKSKLDSEGFKTLLMDEKTIDTDPLVSNAIGGVKLLVNKDDFEKAATIYNEIRVYQKDENGNDLFCPNCNATQILIAPLKRKNIFYMLFPFFEKTRRICNNCKIVF; encoded by the coding sequence ATGAATGATAATTACAAAATTTTAGCCGTTTTTGAATATTCTACAGAAGCGCATATAACAAAGTCTAAATTAGATTCCGAAGGTTTCAAAACCTTATTAATGGATGAGAAAACCATAGATACCGATCCTTTAGTGAGTAATGCAATTGGGGGTGTAAAATTGTTGGTTAATAAAGATGATTTTGAAAAAGCTGCAACTATTTACAATGAGATTAGAGTTTATCAAAAGGATGAAAATGGAAATGACCTTTTTTGTCCGAATTGTAACGCTACTCAAATATTAATTGCACCTCTTAAAAGGAAAAATATATTCTATATGTTATTCCCATTTTTCGAAAAAACAAGACGTATTTGCAATAATTGTAAGATCGTATTTTAA
- a CDS encoding LexA family transcriptional regulator has product MNGTKNLTFFTPKASSGNGAVLVDVGISAGFPSPADDFRETRISLDDELIHNKDATFFAKVKGQSMIDAGLDDNDLLVIDRSLEPTNNKIAVCFLDGDFTVKRLRVERNEVWLQPENPNYPIIKITEENDFMIWGIVTSVIKKV; this is encoded by the coding sequence ATGAACGGAACTAAAAACCTTACTTTTTTTACACCTAAAGCTTCTTCTGGAAACGGAGCTGTTTTGGTAGATGTTGGTATTTCTGCTGGTTTTCCTTCTCCTGCAGATGATTTTAGAGAAACTAGAATTTCTTTAGATGATGAATTAATCCACAACAAAGACGCTACTTTTTTTGCAAAAGTAAAAGGACAGTCTATGATTGATGCAGGTTTAGATGATAACGATTTGCTAGTTATTGATAGAAGTTTAGAACCTACCAATAATAAAATTGCTGTTTGTTTTTTAGATGGCGATTTTACTGTAAAGCGTTTACGTGTAGAAAGAAACGAAGTTTGGTTGCAACCGGAAAACCCTAATTATCCTATTATAAAAATCACAGAAGAGAATGATTTTATGATTTGGGGAATTGTAACAAGTGTCATCAAAAAAGTGTAA